Proteins co-encoded in one Malus sylvestris chromosome 7, drMalSylv7.2, whole genome shotgun sequence genomic window:
- the LOC126628125 gene encoding putative recombination initiation defects 3 isoform X2: MKLKINKVCDLSSISVLPPHTRRPNAVPNGQASQFRSQPSDQSYSQGLSSQHNMFSQLSQNSQCDVLTNDQRFGSQERANSAKKVAYLPLSSHARDESQVQISRSSTNLMRKWSSASVLDHQCLNSEEFEHRIGVMETSLNKFGMILDSVQSDVMQVNKGMKDVSMEMEVVRQKLMAQDHLLQLMIKGQEDFKTSLDGGIKSISEEVSKITYQDKLQEISLALSALPEKIGVTEATLLKSQNKLHESFVKEMQKFPCSQNQSTSIKICEAPSIIPPKGAAYCAIAQGNSQPIKSVWPSGKFKKPRLDSSSAVPPKVGVQAVVVPKIETGGWNSVKVKRSTVSDNGLQKVQKPSRFTSIQQERECRVIIESDEEIDEAFSCLFGEKETGVDMAEEVMEETDRILRRARRRKRKCSNTIIIV; this comes from the exons ATGAAGTTGAAGATCAACAAGGTCTGTGATCTCAGCTCCATCTCCGTCCTTCCTCCTCACACAAG GAGACCAAATGCTGTACCAAATGGACAAGCATCACAGTTTCGATCTCAACCATCAGACCAGTCATACTCTCAGGGACTCTCATCTCAGCATAACATGTTTTCTCAACTGTCTCAGAACTCCCAATGTGACGTTCTCACAAACGATCAG AGGTTTGGGTCTCAAGAACGAGCGAATTCTGCTAAGAAAGTTGCTTACTTACCCCTAAGTAGTCATGCACGTGATGAGAGTCAAGTGCAGATCTCAAGATCTTCCACCAACCTCATGCGCAAGTGGAGTTCCGCTTCTGTTTTAGATCATCAAT GTCTGAATAGTGAGGAATTTGAACACCGGATTGGAGTGATGGAAACTTCATTAAATAAGTTTGGAATGATCTTGGATTCTGTCCAGAGTGATGTCATGCAAGTAAACAAGGGGATGAAGGATGTTTCTATGGAGA TGGAAGTAGTGCGGCAGAAGTTGATGGCTCAGGATCACTTATTGCAGTTAATG ATTAAGGGGCAAGAAGATTTCAAAACTAGCCTTGACGGAGGCATCAAGTCTATTTCTGAAGAAGTGAGCAAAATTACCTATCAAGACAAATTACAGGAGATTTCCTTGGCGCTTTCAGCCTTACCAGAAAAGATAGGTGTCACTGAAGCAACTTTACTGAAATCACAAAACAAGCTGCACGAATCCTTCGTCAAGGAAATGCAG AAATTTCCTTGCAGCCAGAATCAGAGTACCTCCATTAAAATATGTGAAGCACCCTCTATAATTCCTCCAAAG GGTGCTGCCTATTGTGCCATTGCACAAGGAAATTCACAGCCTATTAAAAG TGTTTGGCCCTCTGGGAAATTTAAAAAGCCTCGTCTTGATTCCAGTTCAGCTGTGCCTCCGAAGGTTGGTGTACAAGCAGTTGTAGTTCCAAAGATTGAAACAGGAGGCTGGAACTCTGTTAAGGTAAAAAGATCCACCGTGAGTGATAATGGGTTGCAGAAAGTACAAAAGCCTAGCAGATTTACTTCCATTCAACAG GAGAGAGAATGCCGAGTTATCATTGAATCAGATGAGGAGATTGATGAAGCTTTTTCCTGCTTGTTTGGTGAGAAGGAAACAG GCGTAGATATGGCTGAGGAGGTAATGGAAGAGACCGATAGGATCTTGAGGAGGGCAAGAAGGCGAAAGAGAAAATGCAGCAACACTATAATTATTGTCTGA
- the LOC126628125 gene encoding putative recombination initiation defects 3 isoform X1: protein MKLKINKVCDLSSISVLPPHTRRPNAVPNGQASQFRSQPSDQSYSQGLSSQHNMFSQLSQNSQCDVLTNDQRFGSQERANSAKKVAYLPLSSHARDESQVQISRSSTNLMRKWSSASVLDHQCLNSEEFEHRIGVMETSLNKFGMILDSVQSDVMQVNKGMKDVSMEMEVVRQKLMAQDHLLQLMQIKGQEDFKTSLDGGIKSISEEVSKITYQDKLQEISLALSALPEKIGVTEATLLKSQNKLHESFVKEMQKFPCSQNQSTSIKICEAPSIIPPKGAAYCAIAQGNSQPIKSVWPSGKFKKPRLDSSSAVPPKVGVQAVVVPKIETGGWNSVKVKRSTVSDNGLQKVQKPSRFTSIQQERECRVIIESDEEIDEAFSCLFGEKETGVDMAEEVMEETDRILRRARRRKRKCSNTIIIV, encoded by the exons ATGAAGTTGAAGATCAACAAGGTCTGTGATCTCAGCTCCATCTCCGTCCTTCCTCCTCACACAAG GAGACCAAATGCTGTACCAAATGGACAAGCATCACAGTTTCGATCTCAACCATCAGACCAGTCATACTCTCAGGGACTCTCATCTCAGCATAACATGTTTTCTCAACTGTCTCAGAACTCCCAATGTGACGTTCTCACAAACGATCAG AGGTTTGGGTCTCAAGAACGAGCGAATTCTGCTAAGAAAGTTGCTTACTTACCCCTAAGTAGTCATGCACGTGATGAGAGTCAAGTGCAGATCTCAAGATCTTCCACCAACCTCATGCGCAAGTGGAGTTCCGCTTCTGTTTTAGATCATCAAT GTCTGAATAGTGAGGAATTTGAACACCGGATTGGAGTGATGGAAACTTCATTAAATAAGTTTGGAATGATCTTGGATTCTGTCCAGAGTGATGTCATGCAAGTAAACAAGGGGATGAAGGATGTTTCTATGGAGA TGGAAGTAGTGCGGCAGAAGTTGATGGCTCAGGATCACTTATTGCAGTTAATG CAGATTAAGGGGCAAGAAGATTTCAAAACTAGCCTTGACGGAGGCATCAAGTCTATTTCTGAAGAAGTGAGCAAAATTACCTATCAAGACAAATTACAGGAGATTTCCTTGGCGCTTTCAGCCTTACCAGAAAAGATAGGTGTCACTGAAGCAACTTTACTGAAATCACAAAACAAGCTGCACGAATCCTTCGTCAAGGAAATGCAG AAATTTCCTTGCAGCCAGAATCAGAGTACCTCCATTAAAATATGTGAAGCACCCTCTATAATTCCTCCAAAG GGTGCTGCCTATTGTGCCATTGCACAAGGAAATTCACAGCCTATTAAAAG TGTTTGGCCCTCTGGGAAATTTAAAAAGCCTCGTCTTGATTCCAGTTCAGCTGTGCCTCCGAAGGTTGGTGTACAAGCAGTTGTAGTTCCAAAGATTGAAACAGGAGGCTGGAACTCTGTTAAGGTAAAAAGATCCACCGTGAGTGATAATGGGTTGCAGAAAGTACAAAAGCCTAGCAGATTTACTTCCATTCAACAG GAGAGAGAATGCCGAGTTATCATTGAATCAGATGAGGAGATTGATGAAGCTTTTTCCTGCTTGTTTGGTGAGAAGGAAACAG GCGTAGATATGGCTGAGGAGGTAATGGAAGAGACCGATAGGATCTTGAGGAGGGCAAGAAGGCGAAAGAGAAAATGCAGCAACACTATAATTATTGTCTGA